In Providencia alcalifaciens, the sequence TAATAAAGTAAGCAGTCTCTAACATCATTCAAGGCAGTAATACGTGCGATTATTTTCACAGTTACGTTGGTATTTTATAAGCGAATGGCGTCGCTATGTTGGCGCTATTTGTTTTCTTGTGGTCATTGCTATTTTACAAATTATCCCACCACGCTTTGTGGGTGTGATAGTGGATGGTATTAGTAAAGGATCGATGACTAATCAACAACTTGTGACGTACGTATTATCCATGCTCGGAATTGCTTTAACCGTTTATGGGTTACGCTATGTTTGGCGTTTATGGCTATTTGGCGCTTCCTACAAATTGGCCGTCCGGTTAAGACAACAAATTTATCAGCAGCTTAGCTTACAAAATCAGCCATTTTATTTGAAATATCGCACGGGAGACCTCATCGCTCGTACCACGAATGATGTGGATCGTGTGGTATTTGCCGCAGGCGAAGGCGTCTTAACTCTTGTTGACTCCTTAGTGATGGGATGTGCCGTCCTGATCATGATGAGTATCGAAATAAGTTGGCAGCTCACACTCCTGGCATTGATCCCTATGCCCATTATGGCACTAGTCATTAAACGTTATGGTGACCAGCTTCATCACCGCTTTAAACATGCTCAAGGTGCTTTCTCATCGTTAAATAACCATGCACAAGAGAGCCTAACCAGTATTAGAATGATCAAAGCATTTGGTCTTGAAGCCCATCAATCCAATCAATTTGAGCAAGTTGCTACTGAGGCTGGACGCAGGAATATGCATGTAGCGAAGATTGATGCTCGTTTTGACCCAACTATTTTTATGGCGATTGGAATGGCAAACTTATTAGCCATCGCGGGTGGAAGCTGGATGGTGTTGAATGACACATTAACCCTTGGAGAGCTCACCAGCTTTGTTATGTATTTAGGGCTGATGATCTGGCCGATGCTAGCCCTTGCATGGATGTTTAACATTGTTGAACGAGGAAGTGCAGCGTATAGCCGGATTTTAAGCTTATTAGACGAGCCATTAGCGATTAAAGATGGTAGCCAAAGTTTACTTGCGGAAAAAGGCGAGTTAAACGTCAATATCAGAACATTTTCGTATCCCGAAACTCAGCGCCATGCTTTGCATGATATCCAGTTCAACGTAAAACCAGGGAGCTTCCTTGGGTTATGTGGGCCAACGGGATCTGGGAAATCCACATTAATTACTGTGCTACAACGCCATTTTGATGTGAATGAAGGTGAGATTATTTATCAAAATAAATCACTGACAGATATTCGACTCGATGAGTGGCGGGCAAGGTTATCAATAGTGAATCAGTCTCCATTCCTATTTTCTGATTCGGTCGCAAACAATATCGCTCTTGGGCAGCCAAATGCAACAATGGAGCAAATAGAAGAAGCGGCTCGAGTTGCTTGTGTACATGAAGACATTTTACGTCTACCGGAAGGGTATCAAACCCAAGTGGGAGAGCGCGGTGTGATGCTCTCTGGTGGGCAAAAACAGCGAATTTCCATTGCACGGGCGATTTTACAAAATGCTGAAATTCTTGTTTTGGATGATGCGTTATCTGCAGTTGATGGGCAGACAGAGCACACCATATTGCAGAATTTGTCTCGTTGGAGACAGGGAAGAACGTTGATCATTAGCGCCCATCGTCTATCAGCTTTAGTGGATGCTGATAATATTCTTGTGCTATATCATGGTGGCATAGTTGCCAAAGGCACTCATAAAGTACTTTCCCAGCAATCTGGTTGGTACAGCGATATGTATCATTATCAGCAAATTGAAGCCGCTTTGGACGGTGATTTATGAGCCAGAGAAAGCCGCTTTGGCCTGCATTAAAACGCTTATTATCATACGGTAAACCTTACCGCGGTACCATGGGGGTGGCAATTGTTATGCTATGGTTGGCTGCTGCCGCAGAAGTTAGTGGGCCATTACTGATTAGCTACTTTATTGACAATATGGTGGCGAAAAAACAGATTATTATGCCACTGACGTTGTATATGGTGATTGGATTTATTGCGCTGCAAATCATTGCTGCGCTTCTTCACTACCATCAAAAAATTCTGTTTAATCAAGCCTCTGTTGGCGTGGTGCAAAATCTACGAACAGATGTGATGAATGCGGCTCTGCGCCAGCCATTAAGTGCTTTTGATAAGCAACCAGTTGGGCAAATTATTTCTCGTGTCACCAACGACACAGAAGTGATCAAAGATCTGTTTGTCATGGTTGTACCAACTATCTTTCGCAGTTTGGCATTAATTTGTGCCATGCTCGTCGCCATGTTTTCTTTAGAGTGGCGAATGGCATCCATTGCGGTGCTCATTTTCCCTGCGGTTTTGATCGTAATGCTGATTTATCAGCGGCTTAGTACACCAATTGTACGCCGTGTTCGGGCGTATTTGGCAGATATTAATAATGGTTTCAATGAAGTCAT encodes:
- a CDS encoding SmdA family multidrug ABC transporter permease/ATP-binding protein; the encoded protein is MRLFSQLRWYFISEWRRYVGAICFLVVIAILQIIPPRFVGVIVDGISKGSMTNQQLVTYVLSMLGIALTVYGLRYVWRLWLFGASYKLAVRLRQQIYQQLSLQNQPFYLKYRTGDLIARTTNDVDRVVFAAGEGVLTLVDSLVMGCAVLIMMSIEISWQLTLLALIPMPIMALVIKRYGDQLHHRFKHAQGAFSSLNNHAQESLTSIRMIKAFGLEAHQSNQFEQVATEAGRRNMHVAKIDARFDPTIFMAIGMANLLAIAGGSWMVLNDTLTLGELTSFVMYLGLMIWPMLALAWMFNIVERGSAAYSRILSLLDEPLAIKDGSQSLLAEKGELNVNIRTFSYPETQRHALHDIQFNVKPGSFLGLCGPTGSGKSTLITVLQRHFDVNEGEIIYQNKSLTDIRLDEWRARLSIVNQSPFLFSDSVANNIALGQPNATMEQIEEAARVACVHEDILRLPEGYQTQVGERGVMLSGGQKQRISIARAILQNAEILVLDDALSAVDGQTEHTILQNLSRWRQGRTLIISAHRLSALVDADNILVLYHGGIVAKGTHKVLSQQSGWYSDMYHYQQIEAALDGDL